The nucleotide sequence TCCTTACCATAGTCAGACCATACTTTAATGTTTAAGGTAACCTCTCTTCCTTTTACCTCCATATCAGTAAAGTGCTTCATTAGACCACTATTGAACTTTTCAATACCACCAACAGCGGCTTCCTGCAACATAACAGCTAATTCTCCAGTCATACTCGGTTCGCTAGTACCTGTGGTAGACCCAATTTGTTTATTGGTATATGCGTCCAAAGCTCTAAGGTTATAAGTAACACTTTTTCTCGGGCCTGTATAATTCGTCTTCCAGTAAAGTTCCAGAATAATATCACTCTTAGCTACCCTTTTCAGCTTATCAAGTGGTGTTTCTGCTACTGCAGAACCACTTTTACTCGTTGTTGCCATATCTTCAGCAGAAGATGTAGCAACCGACTTAACCGACTGTTCCATGTCTACCAATTCAAAGCCACGTTCCTGCATTAAGTCGCCAATAGTAGTGATGACAACCTTCAGTTCACCACTATTCTGAAAAGCAGCCTCATAGTTGGGAACAACAGCCGTTTTGCCTATATTATCCATTTGTACAACAAAGCCATTTTCGTTGCACCATAAATCACTGGGAACAACCATCAGCTTAGGTTTCTTCGCCTGCCCGAATGCTAACACACACATTGCGGAAAGAACCATCGTTATAAAGATTTTTTTCATAATCTTATCATTAAGACATTTATATACAGCCTTTAACTTTTATCAGTCTATATACTGAAAGTTATCAGTTGTAGTATGTCATTTAACATTTCAATATCTAATTGTGAGTTACAGCAAACCTCACTTAAAACAGAAAATCTAATCGTTTAATAATATTATCATTTTCTAATCTCTTGCGCAAGGCATCATAGCTAATTAAGACTACCATTCCGATTTTATATTCTCGTTTGGAAACCTTTATTAAATCCTGTGCACTGATAGCCCCATTATTAGTTAACTGAACATACTGGAGGTATTCGCCAGACGAGAAGAATTTGTCAAAGTACTCTTTATGACTTGCATACCCTTCAGGTACGAGCGCCTTACGTCCCTTATCTGCAGAAAGATTGTTAGCAGCAGCATAGCCTTTGAATAATACGCCATGAATTGCCATTTCCATGCAGTGCTTACGTGTAATCTTCTCTCTTTTACCATAACTCCAAACTTTCACAAGGCATGATCCACCTTCGGCAGCCACACGACCCTCAAACGATTCGATCTCATAAAGATATTCTTTTTTGTCTTGTGCAATTGCGACGAAACAGAATAGTAAGCATAATGCGAATAAGATAAACTTCTTCATTGTATATCAATCATTAACCATTAAACATTTCTCCTCTCGTAACCTATTTTAAGTAATATTTCCCAAAGGTAATCTGCCTATTTAAACAAGACAAGATTACCTATGGTCTTCTGTGTAAAAGAGTTATACTGTTACTTAACCTGACGGATGAGCATACCATCCATTAACTTTTTACCATTACCAGAGAAGTAGGTACATTGCAAGCTACTATCTTCAGTTTTCTCTTCAGAAGCATCTTCTGCAGCACCTTCAATCTTTTCGTTTGCGCCAGCTCGGTTATCCCAAACCTTTCCCTTTAAAGCAGCAATAGAACCTACCTTTTTGTAGTCCATTTTACCTTCTTTATCCATTGTCTGCTCAAAAACGTCAAACTTAGTACCATTCTTTACACCTTCTTTCATACCGATGTAAGCGAAAATATTGCCAGCCTCGTCAATATGCAATGGCGCACTTGTCTTGAATTGCTCATATTTCTTCTGCAACTTCAAGATAGAACCATCCGTTGCACGTACCGTTGCACGATTTATCAGCTTTGCATCCGCATCTGCTTTGAAAGATAGTTTCATCGTAGCTGGTGCGTAATCCCAAGTTTTACCTACATATTTAAGTTTGCAA is from Prevotella melaninogenica and encodes:
- a CDS encoding DUF6175 family protein; this translates as MKKIFITMVLSAMCVLAFGQAKKPKLMVVPSDLWCNENGFVVQMDNIGKTAVVPNYEAAFQNSGELKVVITTIGDLMQERGFELVDMEQSVKSVATSSAEDMATTSKSGSAVAETPLDKLKRVAKSDIILELYWKTNYTGPRKSVTYNLRALDAYTNKQIGSTTGTSEPSMTGELAVMLQEAAVGGIEKFNSGLMKHFTDMEVKGREVTLNIKVWSDYGKDLETEFGGKELNEIIEDWVADNTVNGVYSLSDATETMMNFDQVRIPLYAEGTSKALDTRTWARKLSKILDSNGIPNKLLMRGLGQATIIIGGK